A portion of the Gossypium hirsutum isolate 1008001.06 unplaced genomic scaffold, Gossypium_hirsutum_v2.1 scaffold_558, whole genome shotgun sequence genome contains these proteins:
- the LOC121226874 gene encoding ATP synthase subunit alpha, chloroplastic-like — MIYPGDVFYLHSRLLERAAKSSSQLGEGSMTALPIVETQSGDVSAYIPTNVISITDGQIFLSADLFNAGIRPAINVGISVSRVGSAAQIKALKQVAGKSKLELAQFAELEAFAQFASDLDKAT, encoded by the coding sequence ATGATATATCCAGGAGATGTTTTTTATTTGCATTCGCGCCTTTTAGAAAGAGCCGCTAAATCAAGTTCTCAGTTAGGTGAAGGAAGTATGACTGCTTTACCAATAGTTGAGACCCAGTCGGGAGACGTTTCGGCCTATATTCCTACTAATGTGATTTCCATTACAGATGGACAAATATTCTTATCCGCCGATCTATTCAATGCTGGAATCAGACCTGCTATTAATGTGGGGATTTCCGTCTCCAGAGTAGGATCGGCGGCTCAAATTAAAGCTCTGAAACAAGTCGCTGGTAAATCAAAATTGGAATTGGCCCAATTTGCCGAATTAGAAGCTTTTGCACAATTTGCTTCTGATCTCGATAAAGCTACTTAG
- the LOC121226873 gene encoding ATP synthase subunit beta, chloroplastic-like codes for MPNIYNALVVKGQDTADQQINVTCEVQQLLGNNRVRAVAMSATDGLTRGMEVIDTGAALSVPVGGATLGRIFNVLGEPVDNLGPVDTRTTSPIHKSAPTFIQLDTKLSIFETGIKVVDLLALYRRGGKIGLFGGAGNKSFLAGRKKLNPRILFFL; via the exons ATGCCTAATATTTACAACGCCCTAGTAGTTAAGGGTCAAGATACCGCCGATCAACAAATTAATGTAACTTGTGAGGTACAGCAATTATTAGGAAATAATCGAGTTAGAGCTGTAGCTATGAGCGCTACAGATGGTCTAACGAGAGGAATGGAAGTGATTGACACGGGAGCTGCTCTAAGTGTTCCAGTCGGCGGAGCGACCCTAGGACGAATTTTTAACGTGCTTGGGGAGCCCGTTGATAATTTAGGTCCTGTAGATACTCGCACAACATCCCCTATTCATAAATCTGCGCCCACTTTCATACAATTAGATACAAAATTATCTATTTTTGAAACAGGAATTAAAGTAGTCGATCTTTTAGCTCTTTATCGTCGTGGAGGAAAAATCGGACTATTTGGGGGGGCTGGG AATAAAAGCTTTCTCGCCGGGAGGAAAAAGCTCAATCCAAGAATCCTCTTTTTTCTATAG